DNA sequence from the Pedobacter sp. W3I1 genome:
GCCCCAGCCATTAGAAATATGTCGTCAAATTTGGTGTCTGAAATTATTGGCACTTTCGTTTTAATCTTCGTAATCTTTTATTTTACTGATGCCAGTATGGGCACAAAAGAAACGGTTACCACCCCTATTGGCTTAGGTTCAATGGGCGCCATCCCAGTAGCATTTCTAGTATGGGTAATTGGTTTGGCTTTGGGAGGAACAACCGGATACGCCATAAATCCGGCAAGAGATTTAGGTCCCCGGATTATTCACTTTTTAATCCCAATGAAAGGAAAAGGAAGTAGCGACTGGGGTTATGCCTGGGTACCAATTGTTGGTCCGATAATCGGCTCGGTATTAGCCGCAGTTGCATTTTTACTGATTAGTAAGTAATACATCCTCTTTATCGTCATTGCGAGAAGGCTTTAGTTGTGTAGTCAGATGTTACCATCTGTGGTTAAATACTTTGTGGTGTCTGTTGTTCCCAACTCACACGACGTTGTCTATCAGTCAGATGGTAACATCTGACATCACGAACATTGAAGAAGTATAATTTCAAAACTTATTTAGTGTCAGATAGTAACATCTGACTTCACGAACAAGTAATTAATTCTTTCGATGCGAATTAAAGAAATCGCAAGTGCAGGTACAATAAAAATAGGGAAATCATCATCTCGACTGAAACGCAGTCCCGAACGTTCCTAT
Encoded proteins:
- a CDS encoding MIP/aquaporin family protein; protein product: MNVYLAEFIGTALMILLGNGVVANVVLKGTKGNNSGWIVITTAWALAVFVGVVVAGPYSGAHLNPIVTLGLAIGKGFSWALVPFYIIAQLAGAMTGSFLVWLIYKDHFDATDDQGLKAAPFATAPAIRNMSSNLVSEIIGTFVLIFVIFYFTDASMGTKETVTTPIGLGSMGAIPVAFLVWVIGLALGGTTGYAINPARDLGPRIIHFLIPMKGKGSSDWGYAWVPIVGPIIGSVLAAVAFLLISK